CCTTGTAAAACCTAAAACGTGGCCCCAAGTCTATGATTTTAGAGATTGAAGAATCAGACACTCTGATTATGATTATGTCCGTGTAGGATCCTTCTAAAAGATTTTGAGCATCATAGATTGAGACTATTTCTAGATTAAAACAAAATACTTGTTTTTCTTATCGGTGTGTAAGAGTTTGCATCGGTGTGTAAGAGTTTGCAGTTACTTAAATGTGTTAAATTTATACTTTATTCCtgacaaaaataaataaatgtatacTTTATTAAAATTTGGTAAGGATTTATTTTCTTGTTTTATCTATTGGCTCGAGAACCATACATGTCAGTATGTCACATAAAAAActttttattatatattataactatatgctaattaaaattaaatctattcctaataaaaaatataaaatatgtacAAGGTAACATTCTAATTTTTCATTCCGCATCATTTTCCTTCCCTTTGAGAAAAAACCCGTCCACGAGTTTTATAAAATTTGACAATCAATAAACAAAGAGATGACATGTCGTACCACTTGAGGACATCAAATTCCAATCCCATTATCTAGATTTTCGAAAACAACATGTGCATGGTAAGATTCTAGAATATAAAATCACAATAAATCACAAAAAGTAACCCATTGGTGGGATTTATTTTGCAATATCAATTTCTTAAATGACTATGGAATGTGCATTAATATGAAGAAGATCTCTCCAAAAATTTATTTTTCACTATTAAGCTTGTGGATTTTTTGTTTAATATCATTTTTACCTTTTAATATCAATTGCTCAAGACTATTTAAATATAATTCTTTGCAAATAGTTACCATTTTATAATTTGCCTTTAGCAGTTTTTATGTAGTTGATAAAGATGCTCTAGAATTTGATTATGGAGTAAGAAGCACACCTGATTGTGCATGGCCTCTTGATATTAAATCGAAAGAAGCATTTGTTCGATCACCTGGACATCTGTGGAGACTTGATGGAGCTTCACTTGATATGTTCTCTTCTATAACTTGTATAAAGAAATTTGGGAAGCCTGGTCAGCGGAAGATTTTGTATCCTTTAAATGTTTGCGAGGATGTGTACCTTTGCTATAGGTTTTTTTAGGTTGCTTGATGAAAAAGTATTATTTTTTAAGTAACTACTGCCTCTTGAAACTTTAATATTTCTACGAATTGAATCTCTTACCTGCATGCATGTGCATGAAGGTGGAGATCAACCGGGATTGGGACCCTCACATAACTAATCATATGTGAAGTGTTTATCATTCTTTTTTGCAATTTTTACTAGGATTTATGTAATTACCGAATGTGATGAACGATCTTCTTCAGGTATGCAATAAAGTTATCTTTATTTCCTGCATTGGAATTGGCTGTTTAAATGAGAGGTGTTGACATTGGCTCGGTGCTTCGCCAAGTTCTATTTTTTATAGTTTGCAGCAATCAGATAATCATTAAACCCTTTATCTCATTTAAGTGACAAATGAATTTGTAAAACCTTGACAGAAGGAAACAGGATAACTACTCTGGGATCTGCAACATCCGGTGGATCTGTTTCTGTGCTGAACCTTAGTGATCCACTAGTACTCCCTTCAGGTTATCCTATGATAGGTGGAAATTTTAATGAAATCACATTATTTAATCGCACCGTTTGGACTGCGGATTGCAACTCCGATGGCAGTCAAGCTTTTATCGGCAAGTTCAGAACTTCTCTATAGCTGATTAATATATGTAGTAACTACAGATATTTAGTTCTGCTATATTCTCTCTTTTTAGATTTCTGTCTGTCAAGATCTACATGTTTAGTGCCACTGATTTTGTGGTACCAATATGAATATAGGGTTCTGTTTCTATTAATTGCCCAACTGTTTTTTGAAATAACTTTGAGTTGCTTTTGCAAGTCATGCAACTAGTAATTATCCAGAATACTCTCCCTGTCCCGCACGAATACTACAATCTTAACTTTCTCCAGTCGAACCAACGAATGTTAAAACTCAAAATTGATGCTAttctatttatttctttatttattCATAGTAAATGAATGCTAATTTTAgtttttatataaattaattcTAGTCATATTTCTTCTGAATATCATAATTAAATCCATTGGTATGCTCTCATTTGATATCGAAGGTGGAAATAACTTTTTATACTTATTTTTCTCAATGGCGAAAGTATTTGTTTTATTTGTGGATATTGTTATCAATCCTTACCTTTTCGGTTGTATAGGAACCGACCTTGGAGTTACATTAGTGAATATCGAAACTGGAACACAGTCGTGGGTTTGTCGTTGCAAAAGCGATATTTTCTCAGTACAACTGGATCAATCTGTAAGTTCCAAATAGCTCTGTCCGAGTTGTCTATGTTCCACGTGCCTATATCTAAATAAGATAAACAAATTAATATAAGAAATGAACATATTTAACTTGCACTTTTTTGAGCAATACATGTTTTGACTAACAAGTAATAAATCTTGATCTCTTATAAGATGCCAACTTTGAGTCGTGAAGCCTTTATAAGCAAGCAGTCATAACCCTGTGGAAAAGGGATTACTTTGAGTCAGAGCATCCAAGTTGGAGCAACCTCTACCTGACCAAAAAATATCCCAAATGGGAACAACCCAAAACACACACCTTTGCTGCAGTATGTGTTTCTCGATCAAGTGATAAGGAGCTTTGTGCTAGTTTTATGAACAGTGTATGCTGACATTTGACATGATATAGACGTACCCTGGACCTTTTTTGTTTCAGTTCACTTTTAAGTGTCAGGAAAATAGGTATGATACATTACTTAAATATAATCCCGCACTAGATGAAACATGTGAAGAGGGGCAAGAAATAAAAAAGCTGTGTTGCCCTTTCAAATTATTAAACTTATCTCTTATTGATAATTTAGCCTCGGGGTTGAATCGATAATGTTTTATGCTATGTCCTTGCCCTCCATctaattttctatatgttatcAAGGATAAGGCGGCAATAATACATAAAGGTTTGGATGGTCCTGTAGCCATAGGGCCTCTATgttataaaatattccaaaaaGATTGAAGTAATAGAGATTATTATGAAGGAGACTACCAAAAACAGGTAAGAAGCTAATTAGGAAAACGACAACTTTAATATAAAGAAGGGATATGCCAGTATGAAGATAGCATGGAACTAGTTTCAAAGTAGTCTTGCTGTAAACTTTTAAGTTTAAATATTGATATTTAAGCATGTTTTAGTTCCCATGTGACCAGTGCCATTAGTTGTACTTAATGCTTATGGGATGCAGATAAAGTTTGAATACAGTATCCAAGGAACGTGGCTTCTCTTTGTGTTAGGATTGTAATACTCATAATTCACtgttaaaattatattttacaagGTTATGATCCAAGTACTGATTTATTTTGTGCTTGCTTCTAGATTGGATCTTCAGCCTAATGAACTTGTGTTCTTTTTTTCAGGAGAAAATTGCATTATGTGGACTGCGAAATGGAGCAATTGTGACCATTGATGTTCGTCAGAGACCAGACAACTTTGCTAGGCTTACTAGACAACGGATTCTTTTGCATTCTCACAAAACTAGGGAGTCTTTAAGCGGATGTAATCAAAATACGTCGAAAGACTGGTTTGAGGTTATTCCTATACCTATATGTGCATAATATTATAATGTCATTATTTCTACCTGTAATATTGTTTACCCTTTCTTATTTTTCTCTTAGAAGTTAAAGTGTTAGCTTCACTTTTATTACGTGAATGCATTGTAATTAAAAGAAATTCTGTGTTTAATCTAGCCTTGTATTTAACTTGTGATCTTAATTTTTAACAATTTTGGTGTTATGTAGACTACTCACTTTTGTAATTAATAAGCAGATTGTACTATTGATTGTTTATTATAAAGTTTATAACAATTATTTTAAGATTAAATTAGATCTTAAACTTGCGGCTTGTAGCAATACATGTTGTTACTCTTGTTCAATCCTTTTTTAATCTAATGTTATGCAGCTTAAGGGGCAGATATGTCAATCCGGTACAATATCAATGCCTTCATCTATTTCCTGGTATGTTCATTGATTCACACCCTATTCCAGTTGCAGCCCCTATTCCAGTTGCAGCCCCATTACAAAAAAAACCACACACAACATTCTAATGATCATTGTTTTTTTAAATGTAGTTTGGCATCTCTTAAGTTGTATGAGCAGTATTTCTTGGCGAGCTCCATGGATGGATCTGTAAGTTCTAATATTTCCTTAATTTATAAAGATATTCTTTATGTATATGTGCTATCTTTTTCTTAGCCCACCTCTAATTTAGTGCATTCATCGAATTGAACCCTAACTTTTCATTTAAACATAAAGTCTTCAAAAGCATCCTAAGGCCCAGTTCAGTAGATCTTCCTGAAGCTTTTGAGGAAATCTAGGGCTTAACATTTGAACTTGCAGATCAATAAGCAAAAAGAAAGTTTGTTCACTGAAGATGATAAGAATAGGAGTAGATAGCTGTGCTAGTAATTATTCTTATTTTTAATCAGCTCCAAGCCTCCAACAAGTTGGATAAAATTTTACGATTGGTTGGCTCAGACTTACAACAGTCTTCAGAATTAATAAGATCTTCATAACATAATTTTCCATTTTAAACACGTGCAAGTCTGAGCTTTTCGAAAGAAAAAATGCTGGCTTTAGTAGATCACATAAATGTGGGAGTGGGAGTTCGGACCCATTTTCTGATTCATTTGAGGAAACTCGCTTGTGGAAGCATCATGCTTCCTTATAAAATGACCGTTCCAATGAAAGTGCCATGTAAACAAGCTAAAGACTGATTGCCTAATGCCTCCCCCCATccaaaaaaaggaaaagaaagaaaaggaagaagagTAAATTTAGTAATGGTTGACTGAGGAGGCAAACTGTTGGGAAATTGCTGACTATGCTATATTCCAGCACCTATAACCATTTGAACTAAAGCTTTAACGATCAATAGGCTGATGATATTCTAATTGAATTTTCCTTGAGAGTAACTCCTTGAGTCCAGGATTGCTCTCATGTTTAATCTCCATGCTTGAAAATGTTTGTTTTTACCTGGCTGGGGCTGTCATAACATGTTTACCTATTATTCCCAGATCAAACTTTATGATCATAGAATGGTTCAGAGAGGGGCTGTACAGTGTTACGAGGGAAATGTGAATTCTCATACTCACATTCAGCTCGGAGTTGACCCATCAGAGAAATTTGTCATGTCAGGTTACAGTTTTAAGCATTTAAGCATATTACCATTTTCTTCTCATACATCTTTAGTTAACAAAAACGAGTCCAAGCTTATTCAAAATATAAATCAAAATAGGCGGGGAAGACAACAAATTGCGGCTTTGGAGTATTAGGTCGGGAGAACTATTATTGGAGGAGAAGTTAATGAGTTCTACCCCCTCAGTTGTTTGCTGGCAGAAAGAAGGTATAGTACAGATGCTCTAAGCCTACAACTTTTAAATGGTTTTGATATCATTGATGCCTCACTGATACAATCAAAAAAGAAAACGATGACATGCGCATGCACACACTTGCACGTCAATAAGTTAATTTCAGGGGTATTTTATATGACACTGCCTGGCAGATATCTGTGCAAGGGATGGGTATATAGATGACAACCACTCTCACTTGGGGGAAGCCTGGCTCGGATCCCGAGACGGTCTCTTCCGTATGCGGTGGTCATAGCTTCTCTTCGCCTTAAAAAATCAAAGTCATTGTCTTCTGTGTTGGTTCTTGTCCACCCATTATCAGCCAGCTCTACCTGAAATTTATCGAAGTGCTGAAGAGGACATACCTCTGATCGATCACCGCACCCAATTCCTTAAAGTCGGTGGCATGGTAACTAAACAAGGTAAGAGAGTTCGACCTAACTCTTTTGATCCAGATCAATTTTAAATCTCCAAATTTTATCTTGGAACCAAGAATATAACACCACTCCTGGTAAGCAACTCTACAAACTCAAATATTTATTTTGGCAGTAGGGTTGAATACTGCTTGCTCATGATGGTCCACTTTTCAAATCAAATGTCTACTGTTCAATTGGACTTACAAAAACGAGGCCAGGGGCGTCTTAATCAAAACATGACTTGTGCACTCGCGCACACAGATACTTTCCGACTTGGCAGCTATGTTTTGTATTTTCATGTTGATGTTTACCATTTGAAGTCATTTTTCGCAAGAAGCCTGAAGTAGCACCGCATTGTTTTTTTTGAGTTCCTATTTAGTTTGGCTGTTATAAGAATAGAGTCTGTTTTGACCAAAGAGCTCCTTCTGAGGTAGTGCTTTCACTCCTTTTTACGAGAAGATATCGTGGATTTGAACAAGGAACGGTACTTGAATGTCTTGTAAGCAGCCTAGTAGGTGAATAGAAGTAGGGATATATTAAAAACAATAATGCAACATCTCACTGGTAATCTTATAAAAGAGGAAAAATATCACTAATTTTTCAAGACAAGAGGAGCTTCAAGAATCAAGAGGTAGGTCTCCTCGAGTCCTCAGTTCCACCACCAGCTACGGCAGGTTCTGCTGCTGTTAAAAGATGGTGAATAAGGCCAGAAGCCAAATGTCAAGGGTAAGGGTGCTCGTGTCGTCTCAGCCCAAATATAACGGTAAGGGCGAACGATGGCCAACAAAATTCTTTGTTGGGTTTTGAAAAATGATACAATAAACTGTAACAAGGAAATACAATTAGTTTACCAGTTCACTGGGAACATTAATAGAAAAAAAGTGAAACCTAAAACCAGTTTTAAGTCATCTCAATGGGCTATAGAAATAAAAATAactaataatatttattatcctATGGACCGGACATAAACTGAAGTTCAAAATTAATGCCTATTTTCAGTGAACTATATAAAAGAAGGTAAAAGTAAATTTTATATGCatatattaataaattattttttttaaaatatgaaTGTTGCTAAATCACGAAAACATCAACTTAACTTAGatgaatattttatttatctttgtcaTACTCCTTCCAGTTTTTATTGTCCAttaatcaaaattcattttttattgttaaataaattaataattgtCATAAAATTGAACTGGAATAACAATATTTACCTTATTTCTATCCTTTTATATATCATTATTTAACATAGTTATAGAACTAGTTATAGAACTTGGACAATAAATGGTAATTGGTGAGTAAAATTAGGAGGGAGGGAGTGGTATTTTTCTTATACAGTTTATTCTTTTTGAAAAACCTATTTTTTAACATGTGAATGTTATATTTTTGTAAGATAATCTTTGTACTAGATTAGATAACTAATTAAAGGGATTTTGATGagcaatatttttaaaaatatcaatatatatatatatatatattatttttgcAGTTCATTTTAACATCATAATTATCTAAGTATTGGTGTAATTGCTCTCAAAAAGTGGTTCTACAATTATtgtttaaatttaaaaaatattaattattttaatggTTATATAGCTCTATTATTCAATTTATTATGTTCtactttttttaataatttgtaatGTCTTTGTAAGTTAAATAATAACAATGTACCATAATTGATAGAAAGTAGACAAAGAAGTCCAAATAGTTGTTTTAAAATTGATGGCTAATTTTTATGTCCAATTGTTTTAATATTTTGTATATCAATTTCAAATTatacatattttaaatatatgATAACTTAGAAGTATAGA
This sequence is a window from Apium graveolens cultivar Ventura chromosome 9, ASM990537v1, whole genome shotgun sequence. Protein-coding genes within it:
- the LOC141686956 gene encoding uncharacterized protein LOC141686956 isoform X1, whose amino-acid sequence is MPQELPGFYYDAEKNRYFPVKGPIPGSSRINSSASSSSSSNTARKASIEPKQAKVRKELKRATTKMLLSRELYGRVIISAKGKYNFREEYTKRLVSEPTIWRYSWTDGTSYRALEQVDVITSMQDGEVKTDLLLGGGMNGSLSSFYVVDKDALEFDYGVRSTPDCAWPLDIKSKEAFVRSPGHLWRLDGASLDMFSSITCIKKFGKPGQRKILITTLGSATSGGSVSVLNLSDPLVLPSGYPMIGGNFNEITLFNRTVWTADCNSDGSQAFIGTDLGVTLVNIETGTQSWVCRCKSDIFSVQLDQSEKIALCGLRNGAIVTIDVRQRPDNFARLTRQRILLHSHKTRESLSGCNQNTSKDWFELKGQICQSGTISMPSSISCLASLKLYEQYFLASSMDGSIKLYDHRMVQRGAVQCYEGNVNSHTHIQLGVDPSEKFVMSGGEDNKLRLWSIRSGELLLEEKLMSSTPSVVCWQKEDICARDGYIDDNHSHLGEAWLGSRDGLFRMRWS
- the LOC141686956 gene encoding uncharacterized protein LOC141686956 isoform X2 — translated: MPQELPGFYYDAEKNRYFPVKGPIPGSSRINSSASSSSSSNTARKASIEPKQAKVRKELKRATTKMLLSRELYGRVIISAKGKYNFREEYTKRLVSEPTIWRYSWTDGTSYRALEQVDVITSMQDGEVKTDLLLGGGMNGSLSFYVVDKDALEFDYGVRSTPDCAWPLDIKSKEAFVRSPGHLWRLDGASLDMFSSITCIKKFGKPGQRKILITTLGSATSGGSVSVLNLSDPLVLPSGYPMIGGNFNEITLFNRTVWTADCNSDGSQAFIGTDLGVTLVNIETGTQSWVCRCKSDIFSVQLDQSEKIALCGLRNGAIVTIDVRQRPDNFARLTRQRILLHSHKTRESLSGCNQNTSKDWFELKGQICQSGTISMPSSISCLASLKLYEQYFLASSMDGSIKLYDHRMVQRGAVQCYEGNVNSHTHIQLGVDPSEKFVMSGGEDNKLRLWSIRSGELLLEEKLMSSTPSVVCWQKEDICARDGYIDDNHSHLGEAWLGSRDGLFRMRWS